The Amphiura filiformis chromosome 12, Afil_fr2py, whole genome shotgun sequence genome includes a region encoding these proteins:
- the LOC140166802 gene encoding craniofacial development protein 2-like, whose amino-acid sequence MKSGPSKSPLDYANINDGLISKPVDTIPGRTKPDADKDGQDKFEDLNGYRLVTSSAWKNQRNAATGGVGFLISPRAINSCMSIISHNERIMEISLLGNPTSTVLCCYSPHNEQPEEAVISFYQELSSTVNAIPAHNLLIIGGDFNAQLGPLDALFTPAKETNRNGNHMKDFLQEHNLIATNTRFQNRINRLWTHRRPNGQLVQLDFVLVRKKWINSIKNSRAYSSFEGVNSDHRIVSCKCQISYRKCRTSMKDPMKRIDWKKVTRDTILGEQFVVAVYNRFSSLHDELQEPNISTTYDTLVAANEEVALEMLPKKSKQSYNIAASDKVTESARCIKAELIIRVELVERKL is encoded by the exons ATGAAGTCTGGACCATCTAAGTCACCGTTAGACTATGCTAACATCAATGACGGTTTGATCTCAAAGCCAGTTGATACCATCCCTGGACGGACCAAACCTGATGCAGATAAGGATGGTCAAGACAAATTT GAAGATCTGAATGGATACAGATTAGTCACCTCTTCAGCATGGAAGAACCAAAGGAATGCTGCCACTGGTGGAGTAGGCTTCTTAATCTCACCAAGAGCCATCAATTCCTGCATGTCCATTATTAGTCATAATGAACGGATTATGGAAATTTCTCTGCTGGGCAATCCAACATCCACAGTTCTCTGCTGCTACAGTCCACATAACGAACAACCTGAAGAAGCTGTTATCTCCTTCTACCAAGAACTCTCTTCTACAGTTAATGCCATCCCAGCTCATAACTTACTTATAATTGGAGGAGACTTTAATGCTCAGCTTGGGCCATTGGATGCTCTCTTCACACCTGCTAAAGAAACCAATAGAAATGGCAACCACATGAAAGACTTCCTGCAGGAACATAACCTCATAGCCACAAACACAAGGTTTCAAAACCGCATCAACAGATTATGGACACATAGGCGTCCTAATGGCCAACTAGTTCAACTAGACTTTGTCCTGGTAAGAAAGAAGTGGATCAACTCAATCAAGAATTCACGTGCATACAGCTCCTTCGAGGGTGTGAACTCGGACCATAGGATTGtttcatgcaaatgtcaaatcagcTACCGGAAATGCAGAACTTCCATGAAAGACCCAATGAAACGTATTGACTGGAAGAAGGTTACCAGAGACACCATCCTGGGTGAGCAGTTTGTGGTAGCAGTCTATAACCGCTTCAGTTCTCTACACGATGAGCTACAAGAACCCAATATTAGCACCACTTATGATACCTTAGTTGCGGCTAATGAGGAAGTTGCACTGGAGATGCTCCCTAAAAAATCAAAGCAGTCCTACAACATTGCTGCATCAGACAAAGTCACTGAG AGTGCTCGATGCATTAAAGCAGAGCTAATAATACGAGTAGAACTTGTGGAACGGAAGTTGTGA